In Polaribacter pacificus, the genomic window CCATTTCTATTTTTATTTATAAATATTATAAGTTTTAAACTTGTAAAACTCCCATGTTAAATTGCTTTTCAATAGGAGCGTGATTTGCGGCTTCTATCCCCATAGAAATCCATGTTCGAGTGTCTAAAGGATTGATAACTGCGTCTGTCCAAATTCTAGCAGCTGCATAATATGGCGATATTTGATGATCATATCTAGATTTGATCTTTTCAAACATTTCTGCCTCTTTTTCTGGAGTAATTACTTCTCCTTTCTTTTTTAAAGATGCGGTTTCTATTTGCAATAGTACTTTTGCAGCAGAGTTTCCACTCATTACTGCTAGCTCTGCACTTGGCCAAGCAACAATTAATCTTGGATCATAGGCTTTTCCACACATAGCGTAATTTCCTGCTCCGTAAGAATTTCCGATAACGATGGTGAATTTTGGTACCACAGAGTTGCTAACGGCATTCACCATTTTTGCTCCATCTTTAATAATACCTCCGTGTTCTGATTTGCTGCCAACCATAAAGCCGGTAACATCTTGCAAGAAAACCAAAGGAATTTTCTTTTGATTGCAATTGGCAATAAAACGAGTGGCTTTATCTGCGGAGTCATTATAGATAACTCCTCCAAACTGCATTTCTCCTTTTTTTGTTTTTACCAATTTACGTTGGTTGGCTACTATGCCTACTGCCCAGCCGTCAATTCTAGCATAGCCAGTTAGGATGGTTTTTCCGTAGCCTTCTTTATATTGTTCAAATTCAGAGTTATCAACCAGGCGCTTGATTATGTCTAGCATATCATATTGCTCGTTTCTAGCCTTTGGTAAGATTCCAAAAATATCATCAGGGTTTTCTTTAGGGGCTATTGCTGGTTTTTTACTAAACCCTGCTTTGTTGTAATCACCAATTTTATCTACGATGTTTCTAATTTTATCCAATGCGTCTTTATCATCTTTAGCCTTGTAATCTGTAACACCAGAAATTTCACAATGAGTAGTTGCCCCACCTAAAGTTTCATTATCGATGTTTTCACCTACAGCTGCTTTTACCAAATAGCTTCCAGCTAAAAAGATGCTTCCTGTTTTTTCAACTATTAGGGCTTCATCACTCATAATAGGTAAGTAAGCGCCTCCTGCTACACAGCTTCCCATAACCGCGGCAATTTGGGTAATTCCCATGCTGCTCATTATGGCATTGTTTCTAAAGATGCGACCAAAATGTTCTTTGTCTGGAAAGATTTCATCCTGTAGAGGTAGATAGACTCCAGCAGAATCTACCAAATAAATAATAGGTAGCTTATTTTCTATGGCGATCTCTTGTGCTCTAAGGTTCTTTTTTCCGGTAATTGGAAACCAAGCGCCTGCTTTTACAGTTGCATCATTGGCAACCACGATGCATTGTTTCTCTTGGATATAACCAATTTTTACAACAACACCTCCAGAAGGGCATCCTCCGTGTTCTGCATACATGTCGTCTCCTGCAAAGGCTGCGATTTCTATTGATTTAGAACCTTTGTCTAATAAATAGTCAATACGCTCTCTTGCGGTCATTTTTCCAGCAGCATGATGCTTGTCAATTCTCTTTTGACCACCACCTAGTTTTACTTTTACCAAGCGCTGTCTTAAGTCAGAAGCAAGCATTTTATTATAGTCTTCGTTTTTATTGAAGTTTAGATCCATTTAGTTGTTGGTTTAGTTTGCTAAAATAAGAAATTCATTAGAAAATAGAGAGTATATACGTGAGAGTATGGTAACTTAACTGAATTTGTTTAGGATTCCTTTTACCGTTTCCGAAATTTCTTTGTATTGAAGCTGTTTATTAAGAATAAGCGCAGGCATAATGCGTTCTTTACAATTGTTAACGGCACAAGTTTCGCAAGTGACTCCAACTATTCTTGTGGGGATATTTGGGTCTTCGCTAAATTGAATTTTCTTTTTAAGATGTGGTGATAGAAGCATGCCTATACAGGTGCTTCTGTTTTGGTCTTTTTTAAACGGGTCAGCGCCAGCGCTTGAAAGCACTAAGTAATTACTATTGGAGTTCTCGTATGATGATATTTGTAAATTAAAAGTAGTTTTTAATTTTTTTGACTTTTCTAAGTCGTTAAGTGTTTTTAGTGC contains:
- a CDS encoding acyl-CoA carboxylase subunit beta, with the protein product MDLNFNKNEDYNKMLASDLRQRLVKVKLGGGQKRIDKHHAAGKMTARERIDYLLDKGSKSIEIAAFAGDDMYAEHGGCPSGGVVVKIGYIQEKQCIVVANDATVKAGAWFPITGKKNLRAQEIAIENKLPIIYLVDSAGVYLPLQDEIFPDKEHFGRIFRNNAIMSSMGITQIAAVMGSCVAGGAYLPIMSDEALIVEKTGSIFLAGSYLVKAAVGENIDNETLGGATTHCEISGVTDYKAKDDKDALDKIRNIVDKIGDYNKAGFSKKPAIAPKENPDDIFGILPKARNEQYDMLDIIKRLVDNSEFEQYKEGYGKTILTGYARIDGWAVGIVANQRKLVKTKKGEMQFGGVIYNDSADKATRFIANCNQKKIPLVFLQDVTGFMVGSKSEHGGIIKDGAKMVNAVSNSVVPKFTIVIGNSYGAGNYAMCGKAYDPRLIVAWPSAELAVMSGNSAAKVLLQIETASLKKKGEVITPEKEAEMFEKIKSRYDHQISPYYAAARIWTDAVINPLDTRTWISMGIEAANHAPIEKQFNMGVLQV